The segment ttacaatccagatttttatccccttcctggtccaccctctgactgttccacatcccatacctcctcttccttcccctcccaccctgtCTTCAAATAGGTGTCTCCACCCCCGACCCTTccaccccaccaaacctcccTACTCCCCAAGGCCTACAgtatcttgagggttaggtgcatcttctctgactgaacccagacccagcaatcttttgctgtatatgtgttaggggcctcatatgagctagtgtatgctgcccgGTTGGTGGCCtgatgtctgagagatcttggaagtccaggttagttaagactgctggtcttcctacagggtctccctcctcctcagcttctttcagcttttccttaattcaaccacagggatgaGAATCATTTGTCCATTGGCTGAGTGTaaatatctgactctttcagctgcttgttggttctttttgaggacagtcatgataggaccCTTTTTGTGAATCCTCCATAACCAATAAGGAATCATTGTTTTTTTATGCCATGGCTGATATCAACTGCAAAATTTTGCAAACCTACTGGCCAGAGCTGTAGGCCTCTGGAAGTCTAGGGTATCTAAAATCTCCAATGCACCTCTTCCAATTAAAGTAAAGAGAATGGGACTACGGAATCTAGGAAGGTCATCACATCTATATGTTTGAGGAATAGCTGGGAAAGCAGTCTCCAGAGAAATATATATTCCTTCTGCGTCTATCAGTAGACTTGAGTAGGTCCATATAATTGGCTAGTTTGGAAATGCTCCAAAATTCTATGAAAACAGTGCTGgtcacatttttaaatttatatatattaaatgattCAACTTGGTGAATCTTCTCACTAGTATAAGTTAGAACCAGAACTACTGAGAAGTGtcttcttccctctgcttcctcttgCTTCATAAAactttgtatatgtatgttaaaTGGTCATAAGGACTAGAGAATTTATAATAGGTCTTGATATAATTAAGATATAATTTGTAAAGTATGCCTTTGATTGACAGTGTTTTCGAGAGCTAGGTGTTAATTGCTTGATTGTAACAATAGGCCTGACATCTAGGATGGGTCTGATGTCCTATTCTGACTATTTCTGGGAGCCATTAGACAAATCACTGAGGCTTTGTAACTTTTATGCTGTTCATGTGTTGGGTATCAACTAAAACACAAACTTGTGTCTAAAACACAGGTCTGTTTTGTCAAACAGATGAATTGTTTTGAAGTCTATGCTACTAATCTGAAAAGTGGTGATGATATTGTGCTTATTGACTGGGGAGTCATTGAATATGGGCCTGAACTGAGCAAGTAAATATGAGAGACTTTTGAAAACAGCAGTAATTTTATAAATATGCCAGTTATTATGAGTAGTTGTAGGCTTACTGGTTGTAGTCTAGAAAGGACAGAAACTACTAATTGAGAAGAAATAGGAGGGCAACATTTCTCATGGAGGATCATTCAGAACATGTGTCATAGTGCAGTGCTTAATTAATTAGGGCTGGTGCTGTTGAGTAATTTAGTTTAGGAACAGACTGTCAATACAATTCTCTAAGTTCTGACACATTAAATGACTTCCTTGAGCTGAGAACTGGAAAGAATGTAAACATTACACTTCAGGGGATAACAAGGTGTCTATAAAACCCAGAAAAGAGATCTTAAgttggaaaaaaataattatttttaaaactattttaaatgattatttattcatgcatttatatgtgtgtgcacacacgagtGTGGAGGTCAAGGGACCACTTTTAGAAGTCAgttattgcttccagtttctgcttgCGCACTGAACTTAACTGAACTGttcccatagctctctgtacccaaactGTGGAGAGAGccggactctcagaagtgcagacaatcatgagagctcaggggagacctcctcttctgctcacattcctgttccaagaggaacccgcctagtgtcctctggatacaggaagctagaaacagtcaggggcaggacccttccagtttctgtctgatcccagagctgagagccagTAGCCAGGAGTGAAGACATGTGACAGCAGACATAAGGCCCTGCTGCTCCTAAGTGACTCGCCTGGAGGCAtcaagacacacaaacccaggacttgctctctgtttccagatccagctgaaagaaaacaggtctacaggccTACATGACAATCAAGCCACTGTCaagctaacaacagagacaacatgatggcgaGAAGCAATCAAAAGAACATGAGTGACAAaaaccaagacaacttggcatcaccagagccAAGTTTTCTCACTGAAACAAATACTGGATAAccaaacacatggaaaaaacaagatttggattgaaaagcatgatgatgatgatagaagactttaagaagtacataaataacttccttaaagaaatacaggtgaACAGGTAGAAGCacataaagaagaaacacaaaatcctcttaaagaattacaggaaaacacattgaaacaagtgaagaaattaaacaaaattatccaggatttaaaaagggaactagaaccaataaagaaatcacaaaaggagacaactctgaagatagaaaacttaggaagagatcaggagacataaacacaagcatcaccaacagaatacaagagatagaagagagaaatctCAGATGCAGAAGATAACCATAGAAAACGTTGAAACAAccaacaaagaaaatgtgaaacaaacacaaaatactCCTAactgaaaacatccaggaaatctatgattcaatgagaagatcaaacctaaggatgataggtatagaagggagcaaaggctcccaaattaaagggccagtaaatatattcaacaaaattatagaaaaaaaaacatccctaaccttaagaaagagatgcccataaacatacaagaaggctacagaactccaaatagattggaccagaaaaagaaatacctcccatcacataatagtcaaaacacaaacgTACAAAACgaagataaaaatattaaaagcagtaaggggaaaaggtgaagtaacatataaaggcagacctatcagaattacaccagacttctcatcagagattatgaaagccagatgatcctggacagatgtcatacagaccctaagagagtaTAAATgtcagcacaggctactatatttagcaaaactcttaattaataTAGATGGACAAACCAAGGTACTAcgtgtcaaaaccaaatttatacagtatTTTGCCACAAATTcagttctacaaaggataatagatcgAAAACTCCAAgagaagaagggaaactacactctagagaaagcaagaaagtaatctccttgcaatgaaaacaaatgaagatagccacagaaacataattccacctctaacaacaaaaataacaggaaacaacaatcactgtcccttaatatctcctaacatcaatggactcaattccccaatgaaaagacatagactagcagactggattCACAAAGAGGACTTGGCACTttctgcacacaggaaacacatctcagagacaaagacagacactatctcagagttaaaggctggaaaacaactttccaagcaaatggtccaaagaaacaagctggagtagccattctaatgttgaattaaatcaattttcaaccaaaagttatcaaaaaagataaggaaggatactttacatttatcaaaggaaaaatcagccaaaatgaactctcaaatCTGACTATGTTCCcaatgcaagggcacttacattcataaaaggaaccttattgaagttcaaagcacacagtgcacctcatacaataataattGGAGATTTCCACACCACACtatcatcaaaggacagatcatggaaaaagaaactaaacagagacatagagaacctgacagaagttatgaaccaaatggatttaacagatatttatagagaatttcatctttttttttcagtccagGTCCGTTATTTCCTTTGTGTACATTAGGCCATGAGTCCGTATGGAATGGACTCCAGCAGCTCGGGCTCCTTTCCcttagtcctcacaaagtgggcttctctgggtggctCAGGCTGGagcttcagctgaacccaggtgccctcctctttggcttcctttggcttctgatcgttctccttcaccTGCTTCAGGAAGCCATCTCTGCTCTTCGAGTGCTTGATATGCTCAATccgcacattgatcctcttggccataatcttgcctttaacttgcttgtttacaatgatgcccagggcatgctgggtgacattgtagactcttctggttttgccatggtaacacttatgggacattcctttttgaacagtgcccattcccttgatgtctacaatatcacccttcttgtagatttgcatgtatgtggtcaaaggaacaactccatgtttcctaaaaggtctagagaacatatactgagtacctctcctctttccttttgtgtttgtcattttggcgagttactggaagatggctgccccAGCGGATGagcatttcatcttaaaactaaagaatatacctccttctcagcacgtcatggtaccttctccaaaattgaccatgtaatcgatcacaaaacagtcctcaccaggtacaagaagattgaaataatcccatgcatcctttcagATCACCCGTAACTAAGGCGGGTTGTCaataccaataaaaatgaaagaatgcccacatatacatggaagttgaccaacactctactcaatgataatttgatcaatggagaaataaagaaagaaattgaagacattttagaatttaatgaaaacaaaggcacaacatacccaaacttatgtgacacagtgaaagcagtgctaagaggaaaactcatagctctgagtgcctccataaagaaacagacagcatacattagcagcttgacaacacacctgaaagctctagaacaacaaaaaagagCAATACatcaaagaggagtagaaggcaggaaataattgaactcaggaatgaAATTCATCAAGTACTAtgcaaaaaatcaacaaaaccaggagctggttctttgagaaaattatgAAGAGAAATAAACCATTAACCAGACTATCCAGCAGGCACAGAgcatgtatccaaattaacaaaatcagaagtgaaaacagTCATttcaacagaatctgagaaaattaaaaaaaaaatcagatcacactacaaaagcctatattcaacaaaactggaaaatctggaagaaatagacaattttctagacaaatacaggGTACTAAagtaaatcaggatcagataaaccatctaaagagtcccaaactcctaaagaattagaagcatttattaaaagtctcccatccaaaaataAGCCCAGAAACAgctggttttagtgcagaattctatcagttcttcatagaagacctcatgtcAATTCTGTTCAAACCATTTCACAAATTAGAAACcgaaagaacactacccaatcctttctatgaagctacaattatgtttatacctaaaccacacaaagacccaacagagaaagagttctccagaccaatttcccttatgaatatcaactcaaaaatactcaacaaaatcttgaaaaccaaatcccagaacacatcaaaacaatcatccatcatgatcaagtaggcttcatcccagggatgtagggatggttcaatttatggaaattcatcaatgtaatccactatgtaaacaaactcatgataatctcattagatgctgagaaagcatttgacaaaattcaataccccttcatgttaaaaatcttagaaagatccagaattcaaggtccatacctaaacataataaaagcaatatacaccaaaccaacatcaaattaaatggggagaaactcaaagccatcccactaaaatcggggtcTAGGccatgctgcccactctctccctacttattcaatatagtaaccGAAGtcttagtcagagcaatcagacaacaaaagaaggtcaaagggatacaaattggaaaggaagaagtcaaaatattgctatttgtaaatgatatgatatatacttaagtgaccccaaaagttccaccagagaagtactactgagcagatgcttcagtcttccttaaaaggggcaacaaaaatcTTCATAGGAAGGaatatggagacagagtttgtAGCAGAGCCTTAAAGAATGggcattcagggcctgccccacctagggatccagccatatacatacagccaccaaaattagacaatattgatgaagccaagaagtgcatgctgacagtagcctgatatagctgtctcctgagaggctaagccagggcgtgacaaatacagaggtgcatGCTAAGAGCAAAtgactgaactgaaaacggggtaccttttggaggagttagagagaggattaaaggagctgaagggtcttgaaccccataagaacaacaataaaaaccagagctcccagggactaaagcactacccaaggaatacacatggacagacccatgactccagctgcatatgaaacagaagatggccctgttgggcaccaatggaaggagaagcccttgattctgccaAAGCCAGACCCCCGCCGCAGTGTAGCAGTATGTTAAAGAGGGACGGCGGGATAGGGTGGTGGTTGTGGAGGGGGAACAAGTTtataaaaaaggggggaggggcatggtaTAAGGgggttatggacgggaaaccaggaaagggaataaaatttgatatgtaaataaaaatagctaATAAATAAGGGGGGGGAGTCAGTCATTGTTTCTGCATGTAGATTCctggaatcaaattcaggtcatcaggcttgttaGAGTGCAACTTTGAACTCTGAGCAATCTTATTGCCTGAATTgtattttctaaattataaaaGTAAAGCCTCATACAAAATTATGTATCCATTTATTACTTTTGAAATTTATATGTTCTCGTTTTTCTTTTTGAGTGGAAACTTAATTTTTCAATAAGAAATGACCCTTTCAAAATCAATAAACTTTCTTAGCTCATTGCATGAATATTCCATCTAGAAAATGCAAAAACTTACACCCATTcacttcttctttcttcctgtcttgttTTCTTCAATGAGTTCTTTTAAATTTCCAaggttaaaataaattttaatattcatcaaatagtcatatttaaaataaaatattgcccATAAATTAATAATGAGacacttttcattttttctttgtattaacaAATATTAGCAAATAAAGAAGAAGCAAATGTAGCAAGGTACACAGAATCATCACTGGAATAAAGGTTACCTCATTAACACTCCTGGAAAGGTGGGCCTATGTATAAAACAATCCAACTTAAAACAGGGTTCAAGTTTAAGGATTGAAGATATGCCTGCAAATCCCACataatatttttacttatttgtatgCTTGtttgagaatgtggagaaagtagaaaaatgatattttttcttgcatgtatttcaattatcataatttaaaaaaaatttttattagatatatttctttccttacatttcaaacgttattccccttcctggtttccagaccataagcccccatctcctcccctccccctcccccatacgggtaatacccctatacattccccttattgcacccccatattcccctgcactgggggtccaaccttggcaggaccaagggcttccccttccactggtgccccaacaaggccattctctgctacatatgcagttggagccctgggtcagtccatgtatagtcgttcggtagtggtttagtccctgggagctctggttggttggcattgttgtttttatggggttgcaagctccttcaactctttcaatccttcctctaattccccccaagggggtcctattctcagtttggtggtttgctgctggcattgacctctgtattggacatgctctggatgtgtctctcaggagagatctatatccggtgtCTTTAgcatttgctgaaggaggcagaggcaggaggataaggagttccaggccagcctaggccacacataattttttccttaaaaatgatatctttttattCAAAGAATTTTAGATAAGGGTATTGATAAAAAAATTGAGACTTTGATTGGAGAGCCGAAATTCGTTCATGTTTCAAAACTCTCAAAAGTAAATTgaatttattttcaaactttcaagaCGACTCCACATTTATCCCAGCATGCCCACTTTTTAGGACTCTTTACTGTAGAGATGCATCACAAAATGTCACTCAAAATAACACATAAAAATTGCTGACTGCAGTATTCTTTCAGCCAATGAACGATCAAACTATGTAAATGTTAAATACTTTGTTGAATGGATTGTGATTTTGGAATACTTGGAGGTTATTTTCCAATATAAGTAggacaatgtacactggaatggtTTTTGTTATGAAACATACTCACTAGGATAGTTATTTTTCCATGTCAACTTCACTACATCTGGAATACACTGATGAGGTACACATATGCGGGATTataataattaaatcatttgaactGGGAACACCTTCTGGTGGCAGTCAATATAAAATATGTGGACAAATTAAGCATCTGCTCTTTGCCTATTTgccctcactctcactggcaagtttaTTCTTTCACTGCCATTAAAGCACACTCCTTTTGGATTCGACCATATACTGAAAGCCAGCATACTGAAAATCCAGTCTTATGGGCTGAACAAGTGTTGGATTCTTGGGATTAATGTTGGCAGAAGACCATTGCTGAACTAACTAGATCACAGATTATAAGCATCTCTGCATACCagaacacatgtacatgtacacacacacacacacacacacacacacacgcatttatctattgtctctgtttctctagagaatcaaatacaTACAATTTTAATATGAACATATATACTTACAGATGATGTATATAATGCATGTATTACATAAGAACATAAATGTTATGTATTATAAATGCATTTAATATatcttataatatataataagaaAATATGCATATTCTTTAGTTCTTCAAATAATTGCCAGCAACATACTGAAGGAAATAGAATGTAAAATACCTTTAacaattcaaataaatatttagaaggctgAACTAAACTTTCTTTGCATTGCAAACATCTATAAACCTAGTTTTATATAGTTTACATTATAGAAGATTATTTTAGTTCTgggtttaaaataatttatggCTGAAATTAATAATGAAATACCAATGTTTTTATTCAGAGTTCAGCATACATTGTTTCACTGGTCAAGTAAGTGCATAATCACAATATACTCCAAAGGAGACCCAGTATagatgccattttttaaaaatgaaaaggcatAGATTTTataatcctttattttattttagtcaatCTAGGCATTGAACCTAGGCTCACAATAGTGTAAACCAGTGTCCTATACCTCCACTCATCTCTCGCTCTCATGTAAGCATCTTAAGCCAATTTTAAATCCAGTGAAATATAAGAGTCaaatttcaagtaaaataaaattagaattaattattatttatgctattttattataaaactaTATCTTAGTGTTTCTTGAGTTCAGAAATTTTGCTCTGCTTTAAGGTATTAGAATATTATATGTATGGTGTAGGAAGCATAGAATCCTGGCAGCTTAAAAGCAATAAAACCGCAGATATACAAAAATCATCTAATTAATTCTAAAATCCAGTTCCTTTGAAAGAGAAACATGTTCATGGCTGTTTTTCTATTCAGCATTCAGTCTCTCTTTCAGTTAAACACATTTATTTCTTCAGGAAACACTGTAGTTGCTGAGTTTATGTCCTGCTTATTTCCCAGCCATCATTTTTCTAGGACAGCTGTTGTTTTATATAAACTAACTATAAATAGAAAACACAGCGCacagaaattaaaatgaagataatTAGGAAATATCAAGTGTCATGGGTGCAAATCTATTTTGTAGGTGTTTATGTTCACAGAAACGACATTCATGCAATAATCTAAAAATATACTAAATTAAGAACATATAATAAGAAGGCTAAGGATACTTTTACACGCTAGGTACATGATTTATTGCTATGTGATTTCTTACTTAGAGTGTTTGTACACTGCATTTGAAAATTTACATTCAAGTCTGGTGAGATAGTTCAGTGATTAAAAGCAATTGTTGCTCTTGCTAAGGACCCaggttcctagtacccacatggtgccCTACCACTATCTACAATTCACTGCCCTCTTCCAACCTCTGAAATGCCTAGTcatgcatgtggtgtacatatttcatgaagtcaaaaGACTCATACATGAAATGAATACAGAATTtatgaataaaaacaagaaaaatgacttTATATTAGGTTAATAAAAAGATACTTAGAATGGAGTTTTAGAACCACAAATTATACGGTCAGAATTGACTAGATATTCCTTTTCTGATTTATCAAAACATACCAtgtaacattaaaatattatatcaCCTTTTTGGAGGCTAAGCTTAAAAGTATATACATGAGGAATTTATTAGAATTACTATGAATTTAATAAACAGAAGAAACTTCCTATATTAAGCACTCTTTGAAATCTATCATAAACACTTAAGCAGCTGGGCTAGAACTCCCAATTTCTAAGTCTTCAGATTATCTCAATTGCTGGCATTTCTTTTAATTCTCTGAATGATGCTATCTTAGTCAgcattctattgctatgaagagacactatgaacACTGCAACTCTTGAAAAACAGACCATTTGACTGAGGCTTGCTTACAACTTCAGCTGATTATTATGACAGGGATAAATGATGCTGAAGAACtggttgagagttctacatctggatctgcaggctgcagggggagaaagagaaagagagaaagagggagagggggagagagagagagaacaactgaTGACTTAGAAGTCCATTCCCA is part of the Rattus norvegicus strain BN/NHsdMcwi chromosome 1, GRCr8, whole genome shotgun sequence genome and harbors:
- the Rpl21l5 gene encoding large ribosomal subunit protein eL21-like, with the translated sequence MTNTKGKRRGTQYMFSRPFRKHGVVPLTTYMQIYKKGDIVDIKGMGTVQKGMSHKCYHGKTRRVYNVTQHALGIIVNKQVKGKIMAKRINVRIEHIKHSKSRDGFLKQVKENDQKPKEAKEEGTWVQLKLQPEPPREAHFVRTKGKEPELLESIPYGLMA